Genomic window (Streptomyces sp. RerS4):
TCGGTGATCCCGAGCCGGGTGACGGCGATGCGAATGAGCCGGACGATCTCCTCGTCGCTGAGGAGGTCGGACTTGCCGAGCCACTGCAGGCCCTCTTCGGGCATGCAGTACGTACAACGCAGGTTGCACCGGTCGGTCAGTGAGACGCGCAGGTCAGTGGCCACGCGGCCATACGTGTCGAGAAGCACGGTGGGCCCCCTCCCCTGTCCGGATCTAGAGGTTGTATGGATCGAGCCTACGCGACCCACATGTCGGCGAGGGATGCCCGAATGAACGATACGTAACATGGCCGCGTCGTAGGGAAGTACGACGCGGCCACGCAGGGTGTTCGGGCGATCTCAGGGAGCCCCGGTCAGTGGGCCCCGGTCCCGGTGAGGGAGCGCACCTCCAGCTCGGCGAACTTCTGCGGGTCGGCCTTCTCCTTGGAGAGGACGGTTCCCAGCCAGCCGAGGAGGAAGCCGAGGGGGATGGAGATGATGCCGGGGTTCTCCAGGGGGAACCAGTAGAAGTCGGCGTCCTTGAACATCGACGTGGGCTTGCCGGAGACGACCGGCGAGAAGAGCACCAGGCCGACGGCCGAGATCAGGCCTCCGTAGATGGACCACAGCGCGCCCTGGGTGGTGAAGCGCTTCCAGAAGAGGCTGTAGAGGATCGTCGGGAGGTTCGCGGAGGCGGCGACCGCGAAGGCGAGGGCGACGAGGCCGGCGACGTTGAGGTCGCGGGCGAGGGCGCCGAGGCCGATGGCGACGGCTCCGATGACCACGGTGGACCAGCGGGCCGCGCGCACCTCCTCCTTCTCGGTGGCCTTGCCCTTGCGGATGACGTTCACGTAGAGGTCGTGCGCGAACGACGAGGAGGAGGCGAGGGTCAGGCCGGCGACCACCGCGAGGATGGTGGCGAAGGCGACCGCGGAGATGACGGCGAGGAGGATCGCGCCGCCGGTGGAGCCGGCTCCGCCGCCGACCTCCTGGGCGAGGAGGGGGGCCGCGGTGTTGCCGGCCTTGTTGGAGGCGAGGATGTCGTCCCGCTTGAGCAGGGCGGCGGCGCCGAAGCCGAGGGCGATGGTCATCAGGTAGAAGGCGCCGATGATGCCGATGGCCCAGTTCACGGACTTACGGGCGGCCTTGGCGGTGGGCACGGTGTAGAAGCGGATCAGGATGTGCGGCAGGCCCGCGGTGCCGAGGACCAGGGCGAGGCCGAGGGAGATGAAGTCCAGCTTCGTCAGCGCGTCCTTGCCGTACTTGAGTCCGGGCTCCAGGAACTTGGTGCTCTGGCCGCTGTTCTCGGCGGCCTGGCCCAGCAGGGCGGAGATGTTGAAGTTGAACTTGATCAGCACCAGGAAGGTGATCAGGAGCGCGCCCGCGATGAGCAGCACCGCCTTGATCATCTGGACCCAGGTGGTGCCCTTCATGCCGCCGATGGTCACGTAGAGGATCATCAGGACGCCGACCAGGGCGACGACGGCGACCTTGCCGCCGTCGCTGGTGATGCCCAGCAGCAGCGAGACGAGGACGCCGGCGCCGGCCATCTGGGCGAGCAGGTAGAAGATCGAGACCACGATGGTGGAGGTGCCCGCGGCGGTGCGGACGGGCCGCTGGCGCATCCGGTACGCGAGGACGTCGCCCATCGTGTAGCGGCCGGAGTTGCGCAGCGGCTCGGCGACGAGGAGCAGGGCGACGAGCCAGGCGACGAGGAAGCCGATGGAGTAGAGGAAGCCGTCGTAGCCGAAGAGGGCGATGGCTCCGGCGATGCCGAGGAAGGACGCGGCGGACATGTAGTCGCCGGAGATGGCCAGGCCGTTCTGGAAGCCGGTGAACTGGCGGCCGCCGGCGTAGAAGTCGGCGGCGTCCTTGGTCTGGCGGCCGGCCCAGATCGTGATGATCAGGGTGGCGACGACGAACAGCCCGAACAGGGTGATGATCAGCGGGCGGTGCTCGCTCGCTCCGGCGGCGACCGTCAGGTGCGGGATGGCGCTCACGCTCCGCCCTCCATCCGCTTCTTGATGGCCTCGGCCTTGGGGTCGAGCTTGGCGGCGGCGTGCCGGGAGTAGAGCCAGGCGATCAGGAAGGTCGTCGCGAACTGGGCGAGGCCGAGGACGAGCGCGACGTTGATGTTGCCGAAGAGCTTGGTCCCCATGAAGTCGCCCGCGTAGCTGGACAGCAGGACGTAGAGCAGGTACCAGGCGATGAAGGCCACGGTGAGCGGGAAGGCGAAGGAGCGGTAGGAGCCGCGCAGTCGCGCGAATTCGGGGCTCTGCTGGACACGCGCGAACTCATCGGCCGAGGGACTCGCCTGGGCGGATCCCGCGCCGCCTGTGGGCGGCGCTGCTTCGGTGGTCACGGGGGGCTCTCCTTGTGACGCGGGTGCGGTGGGGACGACGGACAAAACAACCTCCGTGCGGGGGGATGGTGGCGCTGATCCCCCCTGTCAACGGCACGGACGGCGTGTCGCGACGGTTCAACACCACAGTTTTTTTGGCTTCTTATCTTTTTTGAACACCGATTTCTCGAACTGATGGCGGAAACAGGACCTGCGGCACTAGGTTCGCGTGTCATGAACCCGTCGGGCGCGACCGCGCCCGTGCGGCTTTTTCACGATCACGATGATGTGGAGAACCCATGCCTCATCCGGTCCACGGCCGTCGGCGAGCCCTCGTCGTTCCGGTCGGCCTGGCGCTCACCGCCTCGCTCGCCTTCCTGCCCTCGGTGTCGGCCTCGGCCGCTCCGCTGGGCAACACGGCGGAGGCGGCGACGACTTCGAAGGCCACGACGACCGGCCCCAAGCTGTCGTACGTGGCGAACCTGAACTCGTACGCCACGACGCAGGCGGCGAAGAAGGCCATCGAGCGGGCCGGCGGTACGGTCGTGACGGCCTATGAGCAGATAGGCGTCATCGTCGCGCACTCCCAGAACCCGGAGTTCGCCAAGACGCTGCGCGCCAATCGCGGCCTGTTCGTCTCGGTCGGCGCCACCCGTACGGCCCCCCTCCAGTCGGTGCAGACCACCGACGAGGGCGCGACGCAGCACCTGAGCGCGGCGGACGCCGCCAAGGCCGCGGCGGCGGCCCAGGAGGGTCAGGAGCCGCTGGAGTCCAACCAGTGGGACCTGCGGACGATCAAGGCCGATCAGGCTCACAAGATCAACGATGGCAGCCAGGACGTCACCGTCGGCATCATCGACACGGGTGTCGACGACACTCACCCCGATCTCGCCCCCAACTTCTCCAGGGAGCAGTCGGCCAACTGCGTCGGCGGCGTCGCGGACACCACCGAGGGCGCCTGGCGTCCGTACGCGGACGGCAGCGACCACGGCACGCACGTGGCCGGCACCATCGGGGCCCCGCGCAACGGCGTGGGCATCAGCGGTGTCGCGCCGGGCGTGAAGATAGCCGGCATCAAGGTGAGCGAGCCCGGCACCAGCCTCTTCTACACCGAGGCGGTCGTCTGCGGCTTCATGTTCGCCGCCGAGAAGGGGATCGAGGTGACCAACAACAGCTACTACGTCGACCCCTGGCTCTACAACTGCAAGTCGGACGACGACCAGAAGGCGCTGGTGGAGGCCATCGGGCGGGCGACCAAGTACGCCGAGCGCAAGGGCACGCTGCACGTGGCCTCGGCCGGCAACTCGAACCACGACCTGGCCGGGAAGTCGATCCTCGACGACACCAGCCCGAACGACACCACCCCGGTGCCGCGCACCATCGACCCGAGCGTCTGCCTGGACCTGCCCACGCAGCTCCCGGGCGTGGTCACGGTGTCCGCGACCGGTGACAAGGGTCTGCGGTCGTACTACTCCAGCTACGGCCTGGGCGTCGTGGACGTGGCCGCCCCCGGCGGCGACAAGTGGCAGATCCCGGCCACCCCGGACGGCAACGGCCGCGTGCTGTCCACCGTCCTGGGCGGCGGCTACGGCTACAAGCAGGGCACCTCGATGGCCGCCCCGCACGTGGCGGGCGTCGCGGCGCTCCTCAAGAGCGCCCACCCGTCCGCCACGCCCTCGCAGATCCAGGCGATGCTCAAGGGCCAGGCCACGAAGGCGGAGTGCCCGGCGCAGATCTACGACAACGCCGGCACGCTGATCGACGCCACCACCTGCCAGGCCAAGTGGGGCCAGACGGGCTACTACGGCCACGGCGTGGTCGACGCGCTGAAGGCCGTCAAGTAACCGGCTGAAACGGAAGAGGGGCCGGGCGGGGAACAACACCCCGCCCGGCCCCTCGTCGTTCGTACGCCTGCATCAGGGCTTGATCAGCACCTTGAGCGCGCTGCGGTCGTCCATCGCGCGGTAGCCGTCCGGGACCTCGTCCAGGGACACGGCGCGGTCGAAGACGGGCGCCGGGTCGATGGCCCCGCTCAGCACGTCCTCCAGCAGCTCGGGGATGTAGGCGCGCACGGGGGCGACGCCGCCGCGCAGGGTGATGTTGCGGTCGAACATCACGCCGAGGTCGAGGCCGGTGCCGCTGCCGTGCGGGACGCCGACGTAGCCGATGGCGCCGCCGTCGCGGGTGATGTTCACGGCCGTGCGCATGGACATCTCGGTGCCGACCGCCTCGATGACGCAGTGCGCGCCCTGACCGCGCGTCAGCTCGCGCACCGCCGCCTCGGCGGCCTCGCCCCGCTCGGCCACCACGTCGGTGGCGCCGAACCGCTTCGCGAGGTCGGTGCGTACGGAGTGCCGGCCCAGGGCGATGATCCGCTCGGCCCCGAGCCGCTTGGCCGCGAGGACCCCGCACAGGCCGACCGCGCCGTCACCGACGACGGCGACGGTGGAGCCGGCGCGCACGCCGGCGCCGAGGGCCGCGTGGTGGCCGGTGCCCAGGACGTCGGAGAGGGCGAGCAGGCCCGTCAGCAGGTGATCGTCCGAGGCGGCGGCCGCGGGCAGCTTCACGAGGGTGCCGTCCGCGTGCGGGACCCGGACGGCCTCGCCCTGGCCGCCGTCGTGGCCGACCGAGCCCCAGAAGCCGCCGTGGAGGCAGGAGGTGTACAGGCCCTCGGAGCAGTAGTCGCAGGTGCCGTCGGACCACATGAAGGGCGCGACGACGAGGTCGCCGACCTTCAGGCCGGACACGGCCGACCCGGTCTCCTCGACGACGCCGAGGAACTCGTGGCCGATGCGCTGGCCGGGCTGCCGCTCGGCTTCGCCGCGGTAGGCCCACAGGTCGCTGCCGCAGATGCAGGCACGCAGGACGCGGACGACGGCGTCCTCGGGGCGCTGGATCGCAGCGTCGGGCACCTCCTCCACGCGGATGTCGTGCGGGGCGTGGATGACGGTGGCGCGCATGGTGGGGCAGCCCTCCGGAACAGGGTTGGTTCAGTCTTGTACGACTTTTTTGACCTCCCCACCGTACGCCTGTCCGGCCGCGAGCGCGCCCGTGGCCAGCAGGTACTGGGCCCCCAGGTACGTGGCCATGATCCAGAAGTCGGGCCGCGGCAGCTGCGGCCACTGCGCGACCCCCGTCGCGATCAGCGTGTCGGAGAGCAGGAACAGCGCCCCGCCCACCCCCGCGGCCCGCCCCAGCGCCCCGGCGCGGTAGGCCATGGCGGTGAGCAGCAGGCTGTACCCGGCGACGGGGATCCGCAGCTCCGCCGGGAGGTCGCCCCAGAGCAGGGCGACGGTGGTGACGAGGGCGAGGGCGTACGCCGCCCCGAGCGCGGGGCCGGTCCGGCCCCGGCCGAAGAGGACGAGGTAGCAGACGTGCCCGGCGGCGAAGGAGCCCATGCCGATCAGGAAGGCGGGGTCGGCGTCGAAGAGCAGGGCCACGTCCCCGCCCCAGCCGAACAGCAGGGCGGCGACCAGCAGGCGGGGGGCGCCCCGCGACAGTACGTGGGCCACGAGCAGCGGCATCAGCAGCGGCTTGGCGATGACGTGGCCGAGGTGCCAGCCGGCCAGCAGCGAGCCGAGGTCGAGGGCGACGGCGGCGACGAAGGCGACGAGCAGCACCCGGCCGGCGCGTGCGGACCGGTCGGAGACGGGCCCGGCGGGCGGGGACGGCGTACGGGATCCGGTGACGCTCATGCGGCGGGCTCCCGCTCGGGCGCGGCGGGGGCTTTGCCGGCGGCGGGGGCTTTGTCGGCTTCGGCGGCGGGGGCCGCCGGCTGCCAGCCGGGGCCGCGGAAGACCCGTCCGGCGCGCTCGCGCCAGGTCCGGGCGGCGCGCACGTCGCGCGCGATGGCGGCGTACTCGTGGGTGGCCACGCGGAGCGGGTTGTGCGTGTCGATGTTCTTGGTGAGCCCGTAGACGGGCCGCTCGGTCTCGCCCACCCAGGATCCGAACATCCGGTCCCAGACGATCAGGATGCCGCCGAAGTTCCGGTCCAGGTAGCCGCCCTGGGAGGCGTGGTGGACGCGGTGGTGGGATGGGGTGTTGAAGACGTACTCGTAGGGCCTCGGCAGCTTCCCGATGCGCTCGGTGTGGACCCAGAACTGGTAGAGCAGGTTGAGGCCGTAGCAGAACGGGATCGCGGCCGGGTGCACGCCGAGGGCGACCATCGGCAGGTAGAACCACCACGTGGTGGCGCTGGTCCAGGGCTGGCGCAGGGCGGTGGTGAGGTTGAACCGGCGGCTGCTGTGGTGGACCACGTGGCAGGCCCACAGGATGCGGATGACGTGGTGCAGCCGGTGCTGCCAGTAGTAGAGGAAGTCCTGGACGAGCAGCATCAGCAGGGCGGTCCACCACAGGAACGGCACGCGCAGCGGGGTCAGTTCGTAGACCGCCGTGAAGACCGCGACGACGGGGAGCTTCC
Coding sequences:
- a CDS encoding cation acetate symporter; this translates as MSAIPHLTVAAGASEHRPLIITLFGLFVVATLIITIWAGRQTKDAADFYAGGRQFTGFQNGLAISGDYMSAASFLGIAGAIALFGYDGFLYSIGFLVAWLVALLLVAEPLRNSGRYTMGDVLAYRMRQRPVRTAAGTSTIVVSIFYLLAQMAGAGVLVSLLLGITSDGGKVAVVALVGVLMILYVTIGGMKGTTWVQMIKAVLLIAGALLITFLVLIKFNFNISALLGQAAENSGQSTKFLEPGLKYGKDALTKLDFISLGLALVLGTAGLPHILIRFYTVPTAKAARKSVNWAIGIIGAFYLMTIALGFGAAALLKRDDILASNKAGNTAAPLLAQEVGGGAGSTGGAILLAVISAVAFATILAVVAGLTLASSSSFAHDLYVNVIRKGKATEKEEVRAARWSTVVIGAVAIGLGALARDLNVAGLVALAFAVAASANLPTILYSLFWKRFTTQGALWSIYGGLISAVGLVLFSPVVSGKPTSMFKDADFYWFPLENPGIISIPLGFLLGWLGTVLSKEKADPQKFAELEVRSLTGTGAH
- a CDS encoding DUF485 domain-containing protein, translated to MTTEAAPPTGGAGSAQASPSADEFARVQQSPEFARLRGSYRSFAFPLTVAFIAWYLLYVLLSSYAGDFMGTKLFGNINVALVLGLAQFATTFLIAWLYSRHAAAKLDPKAEAIKKRMEGGA
- a CDS encoding S8 family serine peptidase, whose amino-acid sequence is MPHPVHGRRRALVVPVGLALTASLAFLPSVSASAAPLGNTAEAATTSKATTTGPKLSYVANLNSYATTQAAKKAIERAGGTVVTAYEQIGVIVAHSQNPEFAKTLRANRGLFVSVGATRTAPLQSVQTTDEGATQHLSAADAAKAAAAAQEGQEPLESNQWDLRTIKADQAHKINDGSQDVTVGIIDTGVDDTHPDLAPNFSREQSANCVGGVADTTEGAWRPYADGSDHGTHVAGTIGAPRNGVGISGVAPGVKIAGIKVSEPGTSLFYTEAVVCGFMFAAEKGIEVTNNSYYVDPWLYNCKSDDDQKALVEAIGRATKYAERKGTLHVASAGNSNHDLAGKSILDDTSPNDTTPVPRTIDPSVCLDLPTQLPGVVTVSATGDKGLRSYYSSYGLGVVDVAAPGGDKWQIPATPDGNGRVLSTVLGGGYGYKQGTSMAAPHVAGVAALLKSAHPSATPSQIQAMLKGQATKAECPAQIYDNAGTLIDATTCQAKWGQTGYYGHGVVDALKAVK
- a CDS encoding zinc-dependent alcohol dehydrogenase family protein: MRATVIHAPHDIRVEEVPDAAIQRPEDAVVRVLRACICGSDLWAYRGEAERQPGQRIGHEFLGVVEETGSAVSGLKVGDLVVAPFMWSDGTCDYCSEGLYTSCLHGGFWGSVGHDGGQGEAVRVPHADGTLVKLPAAAASDDHLLTGLLALSDVLGTGHHAALGAGVRAGSTVAVVGDGAVGLCGVLAAKRLGAERIIALGRHSVRTDLAKRFGATDVVAERGEAAEAAVRELTRGQGAHCVIEAVGTEMSMRTAVNITRDGGAIGYVGVPHGSGTGLDLGVMFDRNITLRGGVAPVRAYIPELLEDVLSGAIDPAPVFDRAVSLDEVPDGYRAMDDRSALKVLIKP
- a CDS encoding lysoplasmalogenase, with amino-acid sequence MSVTGSRTPSPPAGPVSDRSARAGRVLLVAFVAAVALDLGSLLAGWHLGHVIAKPLLMPLLVAHVLSRGAPRLLVAALLFGWGGDVALLFDADPAFLIGMGSFAAGHVCYLVLFGRGRTGPALGAAYALALVTTVALLWGDLPAELRIPVAGYSLLLTAMAYRAGALGRAAGVGGALFLLSDTLIATGVAQWPQLPRPDFWIMATYLGAQYLLATGALAAGQAYGGEVKKVVQD
- a CDS encoding sterol desaturase family protein — its product is MPNLPDVVLWSIPAFVLLTVIEVVSYRLHPDEDAAGYDTKDAVTSVTMGIGSIGFDLLWKLPVVAVFTAVYELTPLRVPFLWWTALLMLLVQDFLYYWQHRLHHVIRILWACHVVHHSSRRFNLTTALRQPWTSATTWWFYLPMVALGVHPAAIPFCYGLNLLYQFWVHTERIGKLPRPYEYVFNTPSHHRVHHASQGGYLDRNFGGILIVWDRMFGSWVGETERPVYGLTKNIDTHNPLRVATHEYAAIARDVRAARTWRERAGRVFRGPGWQPAAPAAEADKAPAAGKAPAAPEREPAA